In Anopheles gambiae chromosome 2, idAnoGambNW_F1_1, whole genome shotgun sequence, a single window of DNA contains:
- the LOC1276933 gene encoding ras-like GTP-binding protein RhoL: MTTRIFNIVVVGDGAVGKTCLLHAYTDKSFKNFYEPTIYDKESIEMILDGQKYTIQLHDTAGQEEYDKIRQQFYKRADCFLLCYSIDNRVSFENASTKWIPEIKTNPPVPIVLLGTKLDNRKGKNNEVSTGEGDRLKRAINANSFVECSAKDYRNVELAIEEGVRACLMGVPEPEPEDSWACCKDALRCF, from the exons ATGACCACCCGGATATTCaacatcgtcgtcgtcggggaTGGTGCGGTCGGCAAGACCTGCCTGCTGCACGCCTACACGGATAAGTCATTCAAAAACTTCTACGAACCGACGAT aTACGATAAGGAATCAATTGAAATGATACTCGATGGGCAGAAGTACACCATACAGCTGCACGATACGGCCGGCCAGGAGGAGTACGACAAAATCAGGCAGCAGTTTTACAAACGG GCCGATTGTTTCCTCCTGTGCTACAGCATCGACAACAGGGTGTCGTTCGAGAATGCGTCCACAAAATGGATCCCGGAGATCAAAACTAACCCGCCCGTCCCAATCGTGCTGCTCG GCACCAAGCTGGACAACCGCAAAGGGAAAAACAACGAAGTGTCGACGGGGGAGGGCGACCGGTTGAAGCGCGCAATAAACGCCAACTCGTTCGTGGAGTGCTCGGCGAAGGATTACCGCAACGTGGAGCTGGCGATAGAGGAAGGTGTGCGCGCCTGCCTGATGGGTGTACCGGAACCGGAGCCGGAAGATAGTTGGGCCTGCTGCAAGGACGCTCTACGATGTTTTTAA